One region of Seriola aureovittata isolate HTS-2021-v1 ecotype China chromosome 15, ASM2101889v1, whole genome shotgun sequence genomic DNA includes:
- the amot gene encoding angiomotin isoform X1, translated as MFRKKASSSLRMRRMTESTRWSVDRGRSLSFHEVRDQREAEMRAAAEESSNSNNSVGGGGGGGSTVLQRLLQEQMNRNYVLQQQQQQQGGGGAGGGYSVQGQVGPSDDHSMTPHIARQEPQGQELQTDNGLEKLGSGRVGGGGGSSGGGGGVGTGGGGGGSSGGGGSGQGQCPNPEDLPTYEEAKVQSQYFRGHGPPPQPQQQNNQPQQPPLPASVGAAFYVTGMTSGKVRTEGRPTVQRVSGAGKVHQDDGLKDLKQGHVRSLSERLMQLSLATSGVKAHAPVTSAPLSPQLPPPGPPGDYYKPQHRGPPPDYPFKGMGSPSKQQEPGGHFYQEQRGREHSREVLPVRYQPPPEYGSFRSSKEGSVHSQRTLHQHSPTSSVTSVGSLSRAQSSTLSSMLSASHSFPHHHPQSQGEPFPSMGPRSPQSPGSHHTGEPFTLGPIHPPLQRGHGFAYDPYGSTPRMHHQQQHHQYQQQQQQQQQQLQGPASPQLQQPVQAGHFPHPHSYSQLQGEPFAMMARAHQMVDVLTEENRMLRQEMDACREKVTKLHKLETEIQLVSEAYENLAKSSSKRESLEKTMRNKLELEVRRLHDFNRDLRERMETANKQLAAKECDGSEDNRKTISQLLTQNKETLREKEKLEMELTALRSTTEDQRRHIEIRDQALNNAQAKVVKLEEELKKKQVYVEKVERMQQALAQLQAACEKREQLEHRLRTRLERELESLRMQQRQGGSQSSGVVPSEYNATVLMEHLREKEERILALEADMTKWEQKYLEESVMRQFALDAAASVATQRDTSAAVISHSPSSSYDTSVEARIQKEEEEILMANRRCLDMESRIKNLHAQIIEKDAMIKVLHQRSRKEPIKSDLPSAMRPSKSLMSISNTGSGGSGLLSHSLGLSSSPITEERKDTSWKGSLGVLLGPEFRTESLRTESISSSPSPVLPSTPMTAGHSKTGSRDSCTQTEKGQNQDTSKPSTPALQSMTLPARLSSPSPVYIPDRIADVAVFHSSTLERRLPVQSHPQQHPPPSTPSSQQEVDNDMVEILI; from the exons ATGTTTCGCAAAAAAGCATCTTCCTCCTTGAGAATGAGAAGAATGACAGAAAGCACTAGat ggAGTGTGGACCGTGGGCGGAGCTTGTCCTTTCATGAGGTGCGTGACCAACGTGAGGCAGAGATGAGGGCCGCAGCCGAGGAGTCgtcaaacagcaacaacagtgttggaggtggaggaggaggtggcagcACCGTCCTGCAGCGCCTCCTGCAGGAGCAGATGAACCGGAATTATGTGttgcaacaacagcaacaacagcaaggaggaggaggagcaggaggaggttaCTCAGTACAGGGACAGGTAGGCCCCTCTGATGACCACTCAATGACCCCCCACATTGCCCGCCAGGAACCCCAGGGACaggagctgcagacagacaatgGCCTGGAGAAGCTGGGCTCTGGCAGAGTtggaggagggggtgggagcagtggaggaggaggaggtgtggggactggaggaggaggaggcggcagCAGCGGAGGTGGTGGGAGCGGCCAAGGTCAATGCCCGAACCCCGAGGACCTCCCTACGTACGAGGAGGCCAAAGTGCAGTCACAGTACTTCAGGGGCCATGGTCCCCCTcctcagcctcagcagcagAACAACCAGCCCCAGCAGCCTCCTCTCCCAGCCTCGGTGGGTGCCGCCTTCTATGTCACTGGGATGACCAGTGGCAAAGTGCGCACCGAGGGTCGCCCGACTGTGCAACGAGTGAGTGGTGCAGGGAAGGTGCACCAGGATGATGGGCTGAAGGACCTGAAGCAAGGCCATGTACGGTCTCTCAGTGAAAGACTTATGCAGCTCTCTCTGGCCACCAGCGGTGTGAAGGCCCATGCTCCCGTCACCAGCGCCCCGCTCTCCCCCCAGCTGCCCCCTCCAGGGCCGCCGGGCGACTACTACAAGCCACAGCATCGCGGTCCCCCTCCAGACTACCCGTTCAAAGGAATGGGCTCGCCTTCGAAGCAGCAGGAGCCTGGAGGCCATTTTTAccaggagcagagagggagggaacaTTCGAGGGAGGTGCTCCCTGTCCGATACCAGCCCCCACCTGAGTACGGCTCATTCAG gtcCAGTAAGGAGGGCTCGGTTCACTCCCAGAGGACCCTTCATCAGCACAGTCCCACCTCCTCAGTCACTTCTGTGGGATCCTTGTCCCGCGCCCAGTCCTCCACCCTCAGCAGCATGCTTAGCGCCTCCCACTCCTTCCCCCACCATCACCCTCAGAGCCAGGGAGAACCCTTCCCCAGCATGGGGCCCCGCAGTCCACAGAGTCCTGGCTCCCACCATACAGGTGAGCCCTTCACCCTGGGGCCCATTCACCCACCCCTACAGAGAGGTCATGGATTCGCATATGACCCCTACGGCTCCACTCCCAGGATGCATCATCAGCAACAGCACCATCAgtatcaacaacaacaacaacagcagcaacagcagctccaAGGGCCGGCATCCCCTCAGCTCCAACAGCCTGTCCAGGCCGGACATTTCCCCCACCCGCACTCCTACTCCCAACTACAAGGGGAACCTTTCGCTATGATGGCGCGCGCCCACCAGATGGTGGATGTgctgacagaggagaacaggatGCTTAGGCAGGAGATGGACGCCTGCCGCGAGAAAGTCACCAAGTTGCACAAG TTGGAAACAGAGATCCAGCTGGTGTCAGAGGCTTATGAAAACCTTGCCAAGTCTTCCTCCAAGAGGGAGTCCCTGGAGAAAACCATGAGGAACAAGCTAGAGCTGGAGGTGCGACGGCTGCATGACTTCAACAGGGACCTCAGAG agcGCATGGAGACGGCCAATAAGCAGCTCGCAGCGAAAGAGTGTGATGGCTCAGAGGACAATCGCAAAACCATCTCCCAGCTGCTCACACAGA acaaaGAAACGCTACGTGAGAAGGAGAAGCTGGAGATGGAGCTGACTGCGCTGCGCTCCACCACTGAAGACCAGAGGAGACACATTGAGATCAGAGACCAGGCACTGAACAATGCCCAGGCCAAAGTCgtgaagctggaggaggag ctgaagaagaagcaggTTTACGTGGAGAAGGTGGAGAGGATGCAGCAGGCTCTGGCTCAGCTGCAGGCGGCCTGTGAGAAGAGAGAACAACTCGAGCATCGACTCCGTACAAGACTGGAAAGAGAGTTGGAGTCACTACGCATGCAGCAG CGTCAGGGAGGCTCTCAAAGCAGTGGTGTGGTCCCGTCTGAGTACAACGCCACAGTGCTGATGGAGCACctcagggagaaggaggagcgGATTCTGGCTCTGGAGGCTGACATGACCAAGTGGGAGCAAAAGTACTTGGAGGAGAGTGTGATGAGGCAGTTTGCCCTAGATGCCGCAGCCTCTGTTGCCACTCAGAG GGATACATCGGCAGCGGTGATAAGCCACTCTCCCAGCAGCAGCTACGACACGTCGGTGGAGGCTCGAAttcagaaagaagaagaggagattCTCATGGCTAATCGACGCTGTCTGGACATGGAAAGCAG GATAAAGAATCTCCATGCCCAGATTATAGAGAAGGATGCCATGATCAAGGTGCTCCACCAGCGCTCGAGGAAGGAGCCCATCAAGTCAGACCTGCCATCTGCCATGAGGCCTTCTAAGTCCCTGATGTCCATCTCTAACACTGGCTCTGGTGGTTCAGGACTGCTCTCTCACAGCCTAGGACTCAGCAGTTCACCCATCACCGAAGAACGCAAAGACACCAGCTGGAAAGGCAGTCTGG GGGTTCTACTGGGTCCAGAGTTTCGCACAGAGTCTCTCAGGACGGAGTCTATCTCATCATCTCCCTCCCCAGTGCTTCCTTCCACTCCAATGACTGCAGGCCACTCGAAGACGGGCAGCAGAGACAGCTGCACGCAGACCGAAAAGGGCCAGAATCAGGACACCAGCAAGCCCAGCACTCCAGCACTTCAGAGCATGACATTGCCTGCCCGCCTGTCCAGTCCCAGCCCTGTCTACATCCCTGATCGCATAGCAG ATGTGGCAGTGTTTCATAGCAGCACCCTGGAGCGGAGGCTCCCTGTCCAGTCCCACCCACAgcaacaccccccaccctcaaCCCCATCCAGCCAACAGGAAGTGGACAACGATATGGTGGAGATCCTCATCTGA
- the amot gene encoding angiomotin isoform X2: protein MRAAAEESSNSNNSVGGGGGGGSTVLQRLLQEQMNRNYVLQQQQQQQGGGGAGGGYSVQGQVGPSDDHSMTPHIARQEPQGQELQTDNGLEKLGSGRVGGGGGSSGGGGGVGTGGGGGGSSGGGGSGQGQCPNPEDLPTYEEAKVQSQYFRGHGPPPQPQQQNNQPQQPPLPASVGAAFYVTGMTSGKVRTEGRPTVQRVSGAGKVHQDDGLKDLKQGHVRSLSERLMQLSLATSGVKAHAPVTSAPLSPQLPPPGPPGDYYKPQHRGPPPDYPFKGMGSPSKQQEPGGHFYQEQRGREHSREVLPVRYQPPPEYGSFRSSKEGSVHSQRTLHQHSPTSSVTSVGSLSRAQSSTLSSMLSASHSFPHHHPQSQGEPFPSMGPRSPQSPGSHHTGEPFTLGPIHPPLQRGHGFAYDPYGSTPRMHHQQQHHQYQQQQQQQQQQLQGPASPQLQQPVQAGHFPHPHSYSQLQGEPFAMMARAHQMVDVLTEENRMLRQEMDACREKVTKLHKLETEIQLVSEAYENLAKSSSKRESLEKTMRNKLELEVRRLHDFNRDLRERMETANKQLAAKECDGSEDNRKTISQLLTQNKETLREKEKLEMELTALRSTTEDQRRHIEIRDQALNNAQAKVVKLEEELKKKQVYVEKVERMQQALAQLQAACEKREQLEHRLRTRLERELESLRMQQRQGGSQSSGVVPSEYNATVLMEHLREKEERILALEADMTKWEQKYLEESVMRQFALDAAASVATQRDTSAAVISHSPSSSYDTSVEARIQKEEEEILMANRRCLDMESRIKNLHAQIIEKDAMIKVLHQRSRKEPIKSDLPSAMRPSKSLMSISNTGSGGSGLLSHSLGLSSSPITEERKDTSWKGSLGVLLGPEFRTESLRTESISSSPSPVLPSTPMTAGHSKTGSRDSCTQTEKGQNQDTSKPSTPALQSMTLPARLSSPSPVYIPDRIADVAVFHSSTLERRLPVQSHPQQHPPPSTPSSQQEVDNDMVEILI, encoded by the exons ATGAGGGCCGCAGCCGAGGAGTCgtcaaacagcaacaacagtgttggaggtggaggaggaggtggcagcACCGTCCTGCAGCGCCTCCTGCAGGAGCAGATGAACCGGAATTATGTGttgcaacaacagcaacaacagcaaggaggaggaggagcaggaggaggttaCTCAGTACAGGGACAGGTAGGCCCCTCTGATGACCACTCAATGACCCCCCACATTGCCCGCCAGGAACCCCAGGGACaggagctgcagacagacaatgGCCTGGAGAAGCTGGGCTCTGGCAGAGTtggaggagggggtgggagcagtggaggaggaggaggtgtggggactggaggaggaggaggcggcagCAGCGGAGGTGGTGGGAGCGGCCAAGGTCAATGCCCGAACCCCGAGGACCTCCCTACGTACGAGGAGGCCAAAGTGCAGTCACAGTACTTCAGGGGCCATGGTCCCCCTcctcagcctcagcagcagAACAACCAGCCCCAGCAGCCTCCTCTCCCAGCCTCGGTGGGTGCCGCCTTCTATGTCACTGGGATGACCAGTGGCAAAGTGCGCACCGAGGGTCGCCCGACTGTGCAACGAGTGAGTGGTGCAGGGAAGGTGCACCAGGATGATGGGCTGAAGGACCTGAAGCAAGGCCATGTACGGTCTCTCAGTGAAAGACTTATGCAGCTCTCTCTGGCCACCAGCGGTGTGAAGGCCCATGCTCCCGTCACCAGCGCCCCGCTCTCCCCCCAGCTGCCCCCTCCAGGGCCGCCGGGCGACTACTACAAGCCACAGCATCGCGGTCCCCCTCCAGACTACCCGTTCAAAGGAATGGGCTCGCCTTCGAAGCAGCAGGAGCCTGGAGGCCATTTTTAccaggagcagagagggagggaacaTTCGAGGGAGGTGCTCCCTGTCCGATACCAGCCCCCACCTGAGTACGGCTCATTCAG gtcCAGTAAGGAGGGCTCGGTTCACTCCCAGAGGACCCTTCATCAGCACAGTCCCACCTCCTCAGTCACTTCTGTGGGATCCTTGTCCCGCGCCCAGTCCTCCACCCTCAGCAGCATGCTTAGCGCCTCCCACTCCTTCCCCCACCATCACCCTCAGAGCCAGGGAGAACCCTTCCCCAGCATGGGGCCCCGCAGTCCACAGAGTCCTGGCTCCCACCATACAGGTGAGCCCTTCACCCTGGGGCCCATTCACCCACCCCTACAGAGAGGTCATGGATTCGCATATGACCCCTACGGCTCCACTCCCAGGATGCATCATCAGCAACAGCACCATCAgtatcaacaacaacaacaacagcagcaacagcagctccaAGGGCCGGCATCCCCTCAGCTCCAACAGCCTGTCCAGGCCGGACATTTCCCCCACCCGCACTCCTACTCCCAACTACAAGGGGAACCTTTCGCTATGATGGCGCGCGCCCACCAGATGGTGGATGTgctgacagaggagaacaggatGCTTAGGCAGGAGATGGACGCCTGCCGCGAGAAAGTCACCAAGTTGCACAAG TTGGAAACAGAGATCCAGCTGGTGTCAGAGGCTTATGAAAACCTTGCCAAGTCTTCCTCCAAGAGGGAGTCCCTGGAGAAAACCATGAGGAACAAGCTAGAGCTGGAGGTGCGACGGCTGCATGACTTCAACAGGGACCTCAGAG agcGCATGGAGACGGCCAATAAGCAGCTCGCAGCGAAAGAGTGTGATGGCTCAGAGGACAATCGCAAAACCATCTCCCAGCTGCTCACACAGA acaaaGAAACGCTACGTGAGAAGGAGAAGCTGGAGATGGAGCTGACTGCGCTGCGCTCCACCACTGAAGACCAGAGGAGACACATTGAGATCAGAGACCAGGCACTGAACAATGCCCAGGCCAAAGTCgtgaagctggaggaggag ctgaagaagaagcaggTTTACGTGGAGAAGGTGGAGAGGATGCAGCAGGCTCTGGCTCAGCTGCAGGCGGCCTGTGAGAAGAGAGAACAACTCGAGCATCGACTCCGTACAAGACTGGAAAGAGAGTTGGAGTCACTACGCATGCAGCAG CGTCAGGGAGGCTCTCAAAGCAGTGGTGTGGTCCCGTCTGAGTACAACGCCACAGTGCTGATGGAGCACctcagggagaaggaggagcgGATTCTGGCTCTGGAGGCTGACATGACCAAGTGGGAGCAAAAGTACTTGGAGGAGAGTGTGATGAGGCAGTTTGCCCTAGATGCCGCAGCCTCTGTTGCCACTCAGAG GGATACATCGGCAGCGGTGATAAGCCACTCTCCCAGCAGCAGCTACGACACGTCGGTGGAGGCTCGAAttcagaaagaagaagaggagattCTCATGGCTAATCGACGCTGTCTGGACATGGAAAGCAG GATAAAGAATCTCCATGCCCAGATTATAGAGAAGGATGCCATGATCAAGGTGCTCCACCAGCGCTCGAGGAAGGAGCCCATCAAGTCAGACCTGCCATCTGCCATGAGGCCTTCTAAGTCCCTGATGTCCATCTCTAACACTGGCTCTGGTGGTTCAGGACTGCTCTCTCACAGCCTAGGACTCAGCAGTTCACCCATCACCGAAGAACGCAAAGACACCAGCTGGAAAGGCAGTCTGG GGGTTCTACTGGGTCCAGAGTTTCGCACAGAGTCTCTCAGGACGGAGTCTATCTCATCATCTCCCTCCCCAGTGCTTCCTTCCACTCCAATGACTGCAGGCCACTCGAAGACGGGCAGCAGAGACAGCTGCACGCAGACCGAAAAGGGCCAGAATCAGGACACCAGCAAGCCCAGCACTCCAGCACTTCAGAGCATGACATTGCCTGCCCGCCTGTCCAGTCCCAGCCCTGTCTACATCCCTGATCGCATAGCAG ATGTGGCAGTGTTTCATAGCAGCACCCTGGAGCGGAGGCTCCCTGTCCAGTCCCACCCACAgcaacaccccccaccctcaaCCCCATCCAGCCAACAGGAAGTGGACAACGATATGGTGGAGATCCTCATCTGA